In the Puntigrus tetrazona isolate hp1 chromosome 19, ASM1883169v1, whole genome shotgun sequence genome, AGACAACATAACTTGACCTCTGCAAACGTTCGTAGCATCATTCACGTGAGTGTGGACTGCTTCCTCAAGCCCTGTGCAGATGTTATTGTCCTATTTCCTCCAGATGAGTTACCAATCAATCAAGCATTTCCCCTTTGACTTTGCATACAGCAAGCAGCTCAGCGTCTTTACTGTCCCTTTGCAGGAAGTGATCACCAATGAGCATGTTGTGGCCATGATGAAAGCAGCTATCAGTGAAACCGAACCCATTCCTGTGTTCGTAAGTATAAATGTCCTGCAATAATCTGCTCCGCTTGAAACCGACAGACAGCTGGTTAACCCTGCACCATGATCAAGATGtatcatatttaatgtgcaaACTTCTAAGGCCTCTTAATTGTGAGCATGATCAGAACTGCACATTTCTCTCTTCGTCTCTCAGGAACCCAAGATGACCCGCTCTAAACTAAAGGAGGTTGTGGAGAAAGGAGTTGTAAGTTGCTTTTATTGCATAGGAGCTGTAGAGTAACATATATGTACTGCTACATAGTTACAGTTctcttttaatctcttttaATTTTGCAGCATTTATGTTAGTTGCATCATTTAATagcttaacatttcattttaacatcCTCCCtgaaaatgacataaaacattAGTAAACACAATGAGgggcttttgtttgtttctgtagGTCATTCCTGCTTGGAACATTTCACCGATTAAGAAGCCCACAGAGGCGAAGGTAACAGCAGAGCACATCAGCAATAAAACATGTGAAAGAACAGGGTCAGGTcaatatatacagaatataatATTCAATTGTGTATGCACCTACAGAAGGGACCCCAGTTTGTGGATATTCCTTTAGAAGAGGAAGACTCCTCTGATGAAGAGTATCGGCccgatgaagaggaggaggacgagaCAGCTGAGGAGGTTGAAGAGAATGATTTTTGCATGATATGacactgttttgttttcagcGAATCTGTAGAGaccgtttgtgtgtgtgtgtgattctttAGACTCTGCTGGAAAGTGACTTTGAGAACTCATCGTCTTCTCCACGGTGCAGTCGAGTGAACCTCCACAGATCACACGCTGAACACGAGGAGGACCGAGTCGGCAGCTCCAGACCCGTaagacatgtaaatacatgggctgtagctaaaaataatatatgtgtgttttcagctttttttatttttaatttacactaccatttaaaattttgaagccataatgtaaaaaaaagttctgtttACTCAACTCACTAAAGCAGCATTCATTTGGTCACATACAGtagaaatagtaatattattaaatatttttgaagtttaaaaCTCATAAACTCTTAataagtttttaaatgcaattttggaTAAAGCTTTCTGCAACAAAAGTTTTCTGTGTCAcatgttccttcagaaatcattctaatatgctgatttgtgaaacaaaaaaaagatttcttattattgaaaataaaagtgtttaatatttttggtgaaaactGATGgtgaatgttttaaacaaagcacttatttataattttttaatatttatattaatattatttatttattaaatattattaaattgttattgtaTCTACTGTCACTTTGTATCAATTTGATGCGTCCCTGCTGAATAAACATTACTTTCTTTCTATTCTACAGTGCCccgaaataactttttttttttaattaaggaaCCAAATCGCAATTATTGCCAAGAGGATTGAAAATGCTTCATATCAGTAGCAGAGTACAACAtagtttaaatgattttaaaatatcttttaagctctatcataaaaaaacagtacaaattAATTACTGTCTATTAATTACTACTATActaacaaatgttttgtttttttttacccatttcTACAGAACCTTCGCAGATCCAGGCACCTGACAGTGGCTGTGACCCCAATGGGacccccaccaccaccaccagcccCCTCCAGGGTCCCACCAGAGTGCAGCTTCTTAGAAAAACTGCATGCGGTGGATGAGGAGCTGGCCATCGGCCCTGACTGCATGGAGTCATATCAGGTGCATCTCCCTTCACTCCTGCTGTTTATGTAATTAACAAGTAATTTGTTGATTGAGTTAACGGTCAAACCAGAATCAGTAACATTTGTGAAATACTATCACCGATTGAATTagctgttttgtgtttaaaaactatttttaaacgtATTCCTCTGAATCTGTGTTTGACATTAGAGTCTCAGTAGTGCTAATGGAGAGGAGAGCCTGATTTCGTTTCGCACACGATCTAAGCGCCCACTGAGAAACGTCCCTCTGGGCCGCCTGGAGGCGGAGCTACGTGCTCCTGACATCACTCCAGACATGTATGAGTTTGGCTCCGCCCCTGAGGACAGAGAGTGGACGCAGTGGCTGCAGGGCCTCATGACTTCAGATATGGAGAATGAAGGTACTGACAGGCTGCAATGCATAACGCGTATGTTCCTCCTCATATATGTTCTTCAAACAGTCTTTTATTCTCTTGCCAGAGGAgggtgatgatgaagatgaccCTGAGTACAATTTTCTGGCTGATATTGATGAGCCTGATGTGGAGGACTATAGGAATGACAAGGCAGTGCGCATCACCAGTGAGTTCATTTGAGAGAAATGGTTGGAAGAtaatatttgctgtttattttagatattaattgccttctttcttttgtttctcagAAAAGGAAGTCAATGACTTGATGGAGGAGCTATTTGATGCAGTAaggatttcattttatttcttataatcCTGTAGATCCCTAATAAAAAGATTATTACTTTTCAAATTGTTTAGCTGCATGATCAGTAGGGCTCTTTAATTTTCACGATGCAGAAAGCATGGATGTAATTGCAGAATACAGTAATCTctgaatattaaaaagtatattgcGCATAAACAAAAGGTCTTCATAAGAGATCAACAAATAAAAGTTCAGTTTAACTTGAAGAACAGAAATCTCTTGTGCAGCACTTTATTTGCCAAAactaattgtatttaaatgaataaaatgaaattagtacatttatttgattgccACCATTCTTTGATGATAAATTTGTATTACATCATATTACCGAATCCAACAGAATTAAAACAGACAACACAGaattcaaaaaacataatttatatgtattacaagttgaataaattattaatttgctttATGAATTCATCTGATTAGACACcctttttaatattgaaataatccattaaatttaataatcCATTAAAACAGAATCCattaaaatgatagatagatttcATGGGTACCTACTAGTCAAATGTAGTTCAACTGTCGTCTTGAACatgtgtctgtttttcttcctctgtgCTCAACCTGTAGTTTCAGGATGAATTAGGGGGTCAGGAAGAAGAAGGAcatgaggatgaagaggaaaaagaggaagaggagagtaCCCTGCAAGAGCAGCCAGGCATTATGGAGAATATCCAGTATGTTCATCCTCAATGTACAACCAATCACAACCACCACATCATGTATACAATTGCACTTTAAGGTGAAATGTTTACTATGTTTAGGTACGAGGATCCATTAGCAGATGTCTTGAAGCAGCGATATCGAACAGTGCGGGAGCAGCTGGCAGCAGTGAAGAAACGGAAGGCTCTTCTGGAGAGTAAAGGAGTGTCTGTGCCTCCACCCTGCCCTCAACGGCCCTCCAGCCCCATAACATCCATGACCCTGAACGCCACCCAGAAGCTACAGCTACAGCAGCAGATCCAGCAGGTCTAAAAAGACTTATGCTTTCATTCAGTCAATTTTAAGAAGTGCAAACTTAACTTAAAGGAGTTTCTccttttgactttttattataaagttcTTTAAGAGAAGTTTGGGGGGTTTTCAATACCTTTGTGTTTTATCCTGCAGCACGTGCAGCTCCTCACGCAGATCAACATGTTGTGCAGTTGGGTTAAAGGTCTGGAGACGGAGGCTTCAACAAGCAGACAGTTCTTGGTGAGACATGCAcacatattagaaaaaaaacctgtgatACACAGATGTATGTTAATTCTgctattttctttctctttttcccctCTGTACTCTCTCAGTTGGAGCTGCAGATGTTTGCTCAGCATGGAGACCAATCCTGCGGTCCAGCAGAGCATGGCTTCACCAGCATCTTCAAAGCCTGGAACCTTCAGGGTGCTATTTCTCTTCTGGAGGAACTAGATCAGTCACCCAAAGGAGAAGCTGCAGTCTCAAGTCCATGTTTCCCTGGTAATTTATCTAAATTATTTGTCCTtgcataatttacatatttcattcactctctaaaaaaagttaaaactacAGATCAAAAACTCTTGCTTTATACTCAATGCCTGATTGTAATAGTGAgtaagaaacaaaaatgcactATTGCACACTAAAGGCAGCATTACACTACAGAATCTAAACAATCTGAACTCAAATGTCAAAAGTGTAAACGTATACTAACCATATCAGGAAAATCAGAGCAAAAGTTGTATTCTATAATAACAGTTAAACTTTctagaattaattttttactctttttttttttttttttttttttttttttttttgcatgttttttttttggtgtaggATGTCAATTTCCTGCTTCTTTGGCCTGGCTTATGGCGACTCGATCGGTGTTTCTCTACCCAGAGCTACTCCCTACAATCCAACTGCGTCCTTCTAGATTCAAAGGGCCATTTACTCCAGCAGAAGATTGGTACTGCAATGTTGCATCAGCCTAAATCATTGCACATTGCACAATACTAAAAGATACTCAAACCGCATTGTTGACTGATGCTATGTCTTATTCTCTGTCTCCTCAGTCTTGTTGTTTTAGGTCATAAGCATTTAAGGAGTACCCTAAATCCACTTCAGATGACTTGTCGTTATCTGCTTGCTGCTAGGAGCTTGATCagtttaaatgcacacatacgTGATGCATGTCATAAGCCCTTTCCCAATGTCATCAAGGTGAGTGAATGAACACAGTGTATCATGTGAATTCCTGACTGGATTTCACACTGAACAGCGGAAAATGGGAtggtttttttttagacataCTTTGTGACTGGAAAATGCCCTCCCATGCCCTTGGCTTGTAAGAAGGTCAGACCTTCTGACCAGCGCCCCCCggtggagagagaaaagagccTCATGCCTAATTGGCTCTCGGTAATAACTGCTTATaattttgctctgttttttgtaatttctgttCTTCATTCATTGTTCCTAAACGTTAAGCATCTGCTTTATGTGTGTAATGTTTCTCTTTTGTAGAAAAACCTGAAGTGCATTTATGACATTGTAAGCATATTTAACCAACCATCTGGAAACTCCCAGATCGTCAATCCAGCAGAAGAAGCTGCTGAGTCTCCAGGTCCAGGATCACACTGTAGCCTCTCCCCAGGCATGCGTTACCCTCCCAGGCTTCCCGAGGACCTTGCACAGACACTTGAATCTTCACCTGCCACATgcaaaaagaaacacaacaagACTGCTAAACCCACTAAACCTTTAAAACCTCCCCCGTCGGCTGAAGAACTAAAAGTGTTTCTGAACCAGTTACCGGCCCTTTTAccaaaaaacatcacaattccAAATACCACGCTTTCGACGCCTTTTGCGTGTTTGTCTGGAAACGGAGCTAGGAATGGGCCTTTCATAGTAAATAACATGTCAAACGTGCCTCCGATGGGACAAAACCCATTCGCACCTGACCTGAACTCTTCAAGGACTGCTCCTGTGAAAAATGCTGTAGGAACACCAATGGGTGTCTCTGGTTCTCCACAGAGAGCTCAAGTTGGTGCAACCCAGAGGGACGTAATCATCACTTTACCTGCTGCTTTGGCACCAGAGCTGAATCCTTGTTCTTCAGGGCATATACCTGTGAATCAAACTGCACAAATAGCCAGCTCTAACGTTGAACCAAGAGTGTCAAACCTCATAATTACTCTTCAACCACCTCCAGTTCCCAACACCTTAATATGTCCCACCACCATCATGAAGACATCTAGCACCCCATCTGCTAAAGACTGCGTTAGTCAGCATTGTGGCGCTCTGCATAAAGTTATACAGAGAGACTCTGTTGGTCTAGTTCAAGTACATCAAAAAACTCTAAATCGGTTTCTTCTCCTTCCTCCAGGCTACGTTCTTGCAAGCAGCAGCCTTGGCCATCAGAGAGCTGGGCAAGATCAAACATTGCAACACTCTTCAGCTCTGAATAGCAAAGAGATGAAACCGATAATTGCAGACACTTTCCAAAGCACTGATAGGCCACAAGGATGTCCC is a window encoding:
- the gon4la gene encoding GON-4-like protein isoform X2, producing MDQSRKRKLNTRKAGLSQCKVARAEEQEEVSESRDVTDTAGSDRHFSTIRASSPQSDSQEQHAACIQKPEDDAQKTMIITCNKEQGGTRTLGRRKGLRRKRDVVSEAEAEQKEAEDEIQPEVEIDRDLDRELENKSRQHNLTSANVRSIIHEVITNEHVVAMMKAAISETEPIPVFEPKMTRSKLKEVVEKGVVIPAWNISPIKKPTEAKKGPQFVDIPLEEEDSSDEEYRPDEEEEDETAEETLLESDFENSSSSPRCSRVNLHRSHAEHEEDRVGSSRPNLRRSRHLTVAVTPMGPPPPPPAPSRVPPECSFLEKLHAVDEELAIGPDCMESYQSLSSANGEESLISFRTRSKRPLRNVPLGRLEAELRAPDITPDMYEFGSAPEDREWTQWLQGLMTSDMENEEEGDDEDDPEYNFLADIDEPDVEDYRNDKAVRITKKEVNDLMEELFDAFQDELGGQEEEGHEDEEEKEEEESTLQEQPGIMENIQYEDPLADVLKQRYRTVREQLAAVKKRKALLESKGVSVPPPCPQRPSSPITSMTLNATQKLQLQQQIQQHVQLLTQINMLCSWVKGLETEASTSRQFLLELQMFAQHGDQSCGPAEHGFTSIFKAWNLQGAISLLEELDQSPKGEAAVSSPCFPGCQFPASLAWLMATRSVFLYPELLPTIQLRPSRFKGPFTPAEDCLVVLGHKHLRSTLNPLQMTCRYLLAARSLISLNAHIRDACHKPFPNVIKTYFVTGKCPPMPLACKKVRPSDQRPPVEREKSLMPNWLSKNLKCIYDIVSIFNQPSGNSQIVNPAEEAAESPGPGSHCSLSPGMRYPPRLPEDLAQTLESSPATCKKKHNKTAKPTKPLKPPPSAEELKVFLNQLPALLPKNITIPNTTLSTPFACLSGNGARNGPFIVNNMSNVPPMGQNPFAPDLNSSRTAPVKNAVGTPMGVSGSPQRAQVGATQRDVIITLPAALAPELNPCSSGHIPVNQTAQIASSNVEPRVSNLIITLQPPPVPNTLICPTTIMKTSSTPSAKDCVSQHCGALHKVIQRDSVGLVQVHQKTLNRFLLLPPGYVLASSSLGHQRAGQDQTLQHSSALNSKEMKPIIADTFQSTDRPQGCPPKLASVHDAPTECLQETTAAEEQPNSDDGGLIENEVQEYGEKDPRELFLTLSESSGSPSHSVEGEDTDVEVVLGRREKLEEQNTTERQSINRLTGEEEETGGSVSDVLFVPELQKTIEKFSHLATKTRSEKKGSSDDGKSNHQPAGSVEHPLVIYKDASDDDPNRDAKDVAFAQAYLEKVYEVLQMVPGKVDEFLCVLSEFEKDPESRTSLELLTRLKPVLSDWPELLQDFAAFLHPDQARECGLLAEQQAFERSRRFLRQLECTFGEQSDLYRKVVHILQGGPSQDLPHFKEMKAQITSLFCDHTDLLKEFWEFYKQLYPQVQDEDHAHSVETIQGLEGNQACRPVRTIVPDQKMEPVKTAFKHRRKRDQMAETKKNKAKKHSESKKEAAESFSVDNEQSSFNATGSSVCAKNISHTPNGKKVVLWTREADRVILTTCQQRGAKPDTFHAIAAQLGNKTPDEVLERFQDLIRLFHKSSKLHHTGQSDAGIQSGVRDDEPH
- the gon4la gene encoding GON-4-like protein isoform X1, which encodes MDQSRKRKLNTRKAGLSQCKVARAEEQEEVSESRDVTDTAGSDRHFSTIRASSPQSDSQEQHAACIQKPEDDAQKTMIITCNKEQGGTRTLGRRKGLRRKRDVVSEAEAEQKEAEDEIQPEVEIDRDLDRELENKSRQHNLTSANVRSIIHEVITNEHVVAMMKAAISETEPIPVFEPKMTRSKLKEVVEKGVVIPAWNISPIKKPTEAKKGPQFVDIPLEEEDSSDEEYRPDEEEEDETAEETLLESDFENSSSSPRCSRVNLHRSHAEHEEDRVGSSRPVRHNLRRSRHLTVAVTPMGPPPPPPAPSRVPPECSFLEKLHAVDEELAIGPDCMESYQSLSSANGEESLISFRTRSKRPLRNVPLGRLEAELRAPDITPDMYEFGSAPEDREWTQWLQGLMTSDMENEEEGDDEDDPEYNFLADIDEPDVEDYRNDKAVRITKKEVNDLMEELFDAFQDELGGQEEEGHEDEEEKEEEESTLQEQPGIMENIQYEDPLADVLKQRYRTVREQLAAVKKRKALLESKGVSVPPPCPQRPSSPITSMTLNATQKLQLQQQIQQHVQLLTQINMLCSWVKGLETEASTSRQFLLELQMFAQHGDQSCGPAEHGFTSIFKAWNLQGAISLLEELDQSPKGEAAVSSPCFPGCQFPASLAWLMATRSVFLYPELLPTIQLRPSRFKGPFTPAEDCLVVLGHKHLRSTLNPLQMTCRYLLAARSLISLNAHIRDACHKPFPNVIKTYFVTGKCPPMPLACKKVRPSDQRPPVEREKSLMPNWLSKNLKCIYDIVSIFNQPSGNSQIVNPAEEAAESPGPGSHCSLSPGMRYPPRLPEDLAQTLESSPATCKKKHNKTAKPTKPLKPPPSAEELKVFLNQLPALLPKNITIPNTTLSTPFACLSGNGARNGPFIVNNMSNVPPMGQNPFAPDLNSSRTAPVKNAVGTPMGVSGSPQRAQVGATQRDVIITLPAALAPELNPCSSGHIPVNQTAQIASSNVEPRVSNLIITLQPPPVPNTLICPTTIMKTSSTPSAKDCVSQHCGALHKVIQRDSVGLVQVHQKTLNRFLLLPPGYVLASSSLGHQRAGQDQTLQHSSALNSKEMKPIIADTFQSTDRPQGCPPKLASVHDAPTECLQETTAAEEQPNSDDGGLIENEVQEYGEKDPRELFLTLSESSGSPSHSVEGEDTDVEVVLGRREKLEEQNTTERQSINRLTGEEEETGGSVSDVLFVPELQKTIEKFSHLATKTRSEKKGSSDDGKSNHQPAGSVEHPLVIYKDASDDDPNRDAKDVAFAQAYLEKVYEVLQMVPGKVDEFLCVLSEFEKDPESRTSLELLTRLKPVLSDWPELLQDFAAFLHPDQARECGLLAEQQAFERSRRFLRQLECTFGEQSDLYRKVVHILQGGPSQDLPHFKEMKAQITSLFCDHTDLLKEFWEFYKQLYPQVQDEDHAHSVETIQGLEGNQACRPVRTIVPDQKMEPVKTAFKHRRKRDQMAETKKNKAKKHSESKKEAAESFSVDNEQSSFNATGSSVCAKNISHTPNGKKVVLWTREADRVILTTCQQRGAKPDTFHAIAAQLGNKTPDEVLERFQDLIRLFHKSSKLHHTGQSDAGIQSGVRDDEPH